The following nucleotide sequence is from Chryseobacterium sp. CY350.
AATACTAGGTGTAGTGAGCAAATACCCAAATGTTTTATTATAAATATCTTACGCACCAGACAAAATATCAAGTGCATAAAGGCAAATATCTTGTGTACTATTAAAGATTTCTCTTCAAATGATCCATTGCCTGAATAATCACATCATCTCGTTTAGCAAAACTAAATCTGACGTAATCTGAATTCTGTTTTGAATTGTAAAAAGCAGAAAGCGGCAAACATGAAACTTTTTTTTCTACAGTCAGCCATTTCGAAAATTCTACATCAGTTTTATCTTTAGAAATATTTCTGAAATTAACGAGTTGAAAAAAGCCGCCTTCTGCTTTCTGTTCGATTTCGAGAGGCGTATTCTTAGCAAGTTCATTAAAAATATTTCGTTTGTTTTCCAACACTTTTTTATTCTCAGCAGGATCGAAAACTTCAAGATATCTGGCAATCGCATATTGGCAGGGCGCATTTGAACTGTATGAAATATATTGTTGATGACTCCTGAAATTTTCCAGTAAATCCTCCGAAGATAAGAGATAGCTCACTTTCCAACCGGTGGCATGAAACATTTTGCCGAACGAAAATATAGAAAACGTTCTTTTTTTCAATTCAGGATGAAGAAACGGACTGTAATGAGCAATCTCGTCGTAGCAATAGATGTCATAAATTTCTTCTGAGATTAAGTAAATTTCCT
It contains:
- a CDS encoding aminotransferase class I/II-fold pyridoxal phosphate-dependent enzyme gives rise to the protein MKKNYGFNDYKFFTEMSELAVRHQSFDLSLGLPDFEIDDRLRHYLKESADVITHSYESLSGNLLLIENIVKFNSQRINSLLLKKEEVNIVPCSTFALYTSLKSILEFGDEVIVIQPSYYTYAPSIVLNGGVPVYYDLDNDFAINWEKLQNCISSKTKAIIVNSPQNPTGKMWTAADWERLYQIIKNQEIYLISEEIYDIYCYDEIAHYSPFLHPELKKRTFSIFSFGKMFHATGWKVSYLLSSEDLLENFRSHQQYISYSSNAPCQYAIARYLEVFDPAENKKVLENKRNIFNELAKNTPLEIEQKAEGGFFQLVNFRNISKDKTDVEFSKWLTVEKKVSCLPLSAFYNSKQNSDYVRFSFAKRDDVIIQAMDHLKRNL